One window from the genome of Myxococcus fulvus encodes:
- a CDS encoding winged helix-turn-helix transcriptional regulator gives MPIVKELPLVPAERALKVIGGRWKIFVLYFLFEGPKRLSELRRVIPGVSQKVLVQQLREMELHGVVEREVFAEVPPRVVYTATALGLSLRPIVGALCDWGKHHAAELRALDEPAPTGASSRRRAPAARASVTTRSAVSSSRAG, from the coding sequence ATGCCCATCGTGAAGGAGCTCCCGCTGGTGCCCGCGGAGCGCGCGCTGAAGGTGATTGGCGGACGCTGGAAGATCTTCGTCCTCTACTTCCTCTTCGAGGGGCCCAAGCGGCTGTCGGAGCTGCGCCGGGTGATTCCGGGCGTGAGCCAGAAGGTGCTGGTGCAGCAGCTGCGCGAGATGGAGCTGCACGGCGTCGTCGAGCGCGAGGTGTTCGCGGAGGTGCCGCCGCGCGTCGTGTACACGGCCACCGCGCTGGGGCTCAGCCTGCGACCCATCGTGGGAGCGCTGTGTGATTGGGGCAAGCACCACGCCGCCGAGCTGCGCGCCCTCGACGAGCCGGCGCCGACGGGTGCGTCGTCGAGACGCCGGGCACCCGCGGCGCGAGCGAGTGTCACCACCCGCTCGGCCGTCAGTAGTAGTCGCGCAGGGTGA
- a CDS encoding aspartyl protease family protein: protein MRFLLPLLLALVLLPFTAPAEATRTLIERHLAWRGGDAFTRLESLHVRGKTSTSGLQGTMESWSHRDGRVRHDEDFGVVRHSMAFTPEGGWKLNASGQVEDASPTDARDARHQLALDLGTALRGGDGAKLEPRADETRDGRAWKVVRVTFGDEDLYDLFLDGATGALHGLRIRENNVTRFVRLGDWRQVDGVRMPFLEEEFTDNPDSDARTVVEALELNVPLSPAVFERPQDVRKASFTNGRHTTGFLPFEFFDDNRVFIPAKVNGKPTQVLLDSGAEMTVVDEAYARTLGLKTEGQVAAVGSGGQAQARFASGVDIGMGNLRLTGLTVAVIDLAPVARMLGHPLPVILGKEAFHQLVVDVDFPNRRVAFHDRAHFKPPAKAVRLPLVESAGGQRAVQLSIEGRPAIPVLFDVGNGGALSLFPAYWEEARLLEGRPSSKTLSGAVGGLRERDVATLKRIELAGVTLENVPTVFDDAGNSISTSDRLLGNLGLGVLARFRMLTDYQTDTLMLVPDARALRQPFRKDRSGLLVLPSSEGRLEVKLVAPGSPAEAAGWKVGEEIVAIDGKPLGPDASNQARSSWRYRASGQTVVLTVKGGQQRRLTLRDYY, encoded by the coding sequence ATGAGATTCCTGCTCCCGCTCCTGTTGGCCCTCGTGCTCCTCCCCTTCACCGCCCCCGCGGAAGCGACGCGGACGCTCATCGAGCGCCACCTCGCGTGGCGCGGCGGGGACGCCTTCACGCGCCTGGAGAGCCTCCATGTCCGGGGGAAGACCTCGACCTCCGGGCTCCAGGGGACGATGGAGTCCTGGAGCCATCGCGACGGACGCGTCCGCCACGACGAGGACTTCGGGGTGGTGCGCCACTCGATGGCCTTCACGCCCGAGGGAGGCTGGAAGCTCAACGCCAGCGGACAGGTGGAGGACGCCTCGCCCACCGACGCGCGCGACGCGCGGCACCAGCTGGCGTTGGACCTGGGGACCGCGCTGCGAGGCGGCGACGGCGCGAAGCTCGAGCCCCGCGCCGATGAGACGCGGGATGGCCGCGCCTGGAAGGTGGTGCGCGTCACCTTCGGCGACGAGGACCTCTATGACCTGTTCCTCGACGGCGCCACTGGCGCGCTCCACGGCCTGCGCATCCGCGAGAACAACGTCACGCGCTTCGTGCGCCTGGGGGACTGGCGGCAGGTGGACGGCGTGCGCATGCCCTTCCTGGAGGAGGAGTTCACCGACAACCCGGACTCCGACGCGCGCACGGTGGTGGAGGCGCTGGAGCTGAATGTGCCGCTCTCTCCCGCCGTGTTCGAGCGCCCCCAGGACGTGCGCAAGGCGAGCTTCACGAACGGCCGCCACACCACGGGCTTCCTCCCGTTCGAGTTCTTCGACGACAACCGCGTCTTCATCCCGGCCAAGGTGAACGGCAAGCCGACGCAGGTGCTGCTCGACAGCGGCGCGGAGATGACCGTGGTGGACGAGGCCTACGCACGCACGCTGGGGCTGAAGACGGAGGGCCAGGTCGCGGCGGTGGGCAGCGGCGGACAGGCGCAGGCCCGGTTCGCGTCGGGCGTGGACATCGGGATGGGCAACCTGCGGCTGACGGGGCTGACGGTGGCGGTCATCGACCTGGCCCCCGTCGCGCGGATGCTGGGACACCCGCTGCCCGTCATCCTGGGCAAGGAGGCCTTCCATCAGCTCGTGGTGGACGTGGACTTCCCAAACCGGCGCGTCGCCTTCCACGACCGCGCCCACTTCAAGCCGCCCGCGAAGGCGGTGAGGCTGCCGCTGGTGGAGTCCGCGGGCGGGCAGCGCGCGGTGCAGCTCTCCATCGAGGGGCGGCCCGCCATCCCCGTGCTGTTCGACGTGGGCAACGGCGGCGCGCTCTCGCTCTTCCCCGCGTACTGGGAAGAGGCCCGGCTGCTGGAGGGACGGCCCAGCTCCAAGACGCTGTCCGGCGCCGTGGGCGGCCTGAGGGAACGCGACGTGGCGACGCTGAAGCGCATCGAGCTGGCGGGCGTCACGCTGGAGAACGTGCCCACGGTGTTCGACGACGCCGGCAACAGCATCTCCACCTCGGACCGGCTGCTCGGCAACCTGGGCCTCGGCGTCCTCGCGCGCTTCCGGATGCTCACCGACTACCAGACGGACACGCTGATGCTCGTGCCCGACGCGCGGGCGCTGCGTCAGCCCTTCCGCAAGGACCGGTCCGGCCTGCTCGTGCTCCCCTCCTCGGAGGGCCGGCTCGAGGTGAAGCTGGTCGCACCCGGGAGCCCCGCGGAGGCGGCAGGCTGGAAGGTGGGCGAGGAGATTGTCGCCATCGACGGCAAGCCGCTCGGCCCCGACGCGTCCAACCAGGCGCGGTCCAGCTGGCGGTATCGCGCCAGCGGCCAGACGGTGGTCCTCACGGTGAAGGGCGGCCAGCAGCGCCGGCTCACCCTGCGCGACTACTACTGA
- a CDS encoding TrmB family transcriptional regulator, translating to MDADEGLVALGFTEVEARVYCELLKGAPATGYRLAQALGKAPPSIYQALASLEHKGAVLVEEGEPRSFRPVPPDEVLAALQRGFETRRSEAASLLRKLHAPAQDDRIYHLKSTAQVMERARAMIASATEQVLFDLFPPPFTALVPALTEASARDVAIAGLVYDETPKVTFDCVLSSNAEFVRERWPGAQLTLVVDAREFLVALLTPDGTGVKQAIWSDSGYLSCLQHSGLSAEVRLSAPQATRARLSRAFSLVGSSPPGLRQLVGQPSTPKRGNTP from the coding sequence ATGGACGCGGATGAAGGGCTGGTGGCGCTCGGGTTCACCGAGGTCGAGGCGCGGGTGTACTGCGAGTTGCTGAAGGGGGCGCCGGCCACCGGGTACCGCCTGGCGCAGGCGCTGGGGAAGGCGCCGCCGAGCATCTACCAGGCGCTCGCGTCGCTGGAGCACAAGGGGGCGGTGCTGGTGGAGGAAGGCGAGCCGCGCTCCTTTCGTCCCGTGCCTCCGGACGAGGTGCTCGCCGCGCTGCAGCGGGGCTTCGAGACGCGCAGGAGCGAGGCGGCGAGCCTGCTGCGCAAGCTGCACGCCCCCGCGCAGGACGACCGCATCTACCACCTGAAGAGCACCGCGCAGGTGATGGAGCGCGCGCGGGCGATGATTGCCTCGGCCACCGAGCAGGTGCTCTTCGACCTCTTCCCGCCGCCCTTCACCGCGCTCGTCCCCGCCCTCACGGAGGCGAGCGCGCGCGACGTGGCCATCGCGGGGCTCGTCTACGACGAGACGCCCAAGGTGACCTTCGACTGCGTGCTGTCCTCCAACGCGGAGTTCGTGCGCGAGCGTTGGCCGGGCGCGCAGCTCACGCTCGTGGTCGACGCGCGCGAGTTCCTGGTCGCGCTGCTCACCCCCGACGGCACGGGCGTCAAGCAGGCCATCTGGAGCGACAGCGGCTACCTCTCCTGTCTGCAGCACAGCGGGCTGTCCGCGGAGGTGCGGCTGAGCGCGCCCCAGGCCACGCGCGCCCGGCTGTCACGCGCCTTCTCCCTCGTCGGCTCGAGCCCGCCCGGACTGCGGCAGCTCGTGGGCCAGCCCTCCACCCCCAAGCGCGGAAACACCCCATGA
- a CDS encoding SDR family NAD(P)-dependent oxidoreductase, with the protein MSEATKQVPITLITGSSRGLGKSAALALAERGSDVIVTYRSGLKEAEEVVQAIRARGRKAVALRLDVGRTDTFDAFVSQVREALKQTWGRERFESLVNNAGVGGYAPFVETSEAVFDELLAVHFKGPFFLTQKLLPLLADGGRIVNVSTGLARYALPGLSVYSAAKGALEVLTRTLAVELGARRIAVNVVAPGGIVTDFGGGVMKDPALQKSVIEQTPMGRLGQPEDVAGVIAMLLGPEAGWVTGQRIEVTGGYRL; encoded by the coding sequence ATGTCCGAAGCCACGAAGCAGGTCCCCATCACCCTCATCACCGGCTCCAGCCGGGGCCTGGGCAAGAGCGCCGCTCTGGCGCTCGCCGAGCGAGGCAGCGACGTCATCGTCACCTACCGCTCGGGTCTCAAGGAGGCGGAGGAGGTCGTCCAGGCCATCCGGGCCCGGGGGCGCAAGGCCGTCGCCCTGCGGCTCGACGTCGGCAGGACGGACACCTTCGACGCCTTCGTGTCCCAGGTGCGCGAGGCCCTGAAGCAGACGTGGGGCCGCGAGCGCTTCGAGTCCCTGGTCAACAACGCGGGCGTCGGCGGCTATGCGCCCTTCGTCGAGACGAGCGAGGCCGTGTTCGACGAGCTGCTCGCCGTGCACTTCAAGGGGCCCTTCTTCCTGACGCAGAAGCTCTTGCCCCTGCTCGCCGACGGCGGGCGCATCGTCAACGTGTCGACGGGGCTGGCCCGCTATGCGCTCCCGGGGCTCTCGGTCTACTCGGCGGCCAAGGGCGCCCTGGAGGTGCTCACCCGGACGCTCGCCGTCGAGCTCGGCGCGCGGCGCATCGCGGTGAATGTCGTCGCGCCTGGAGGCATCGTCACGGACTTCGGCGGCGGCGTCATGAAAGACCCCGCGCTCCAGAAGAGCGTCATCGAACAGACGCCCATGGGGCGCCTGGGACAGCCCGAGGACGTCGCGGGTGTCATCGCCATGCTGCTCGGGCCGGAGGCGGGCTGGGTCACCGGCCAGCGCATCGAGGTCACCGGCGGCTATCGGCTCTGA
- a CDS encoding ABC transporter permease has product MRWMKDRYHALRALVRRGQLEDDVAEELEFHLAMRTEEYAAQGMTPEAARAEALARFGDVKAYREETHVIDERMAREERRTELWDMVARETRQALRSLSRSPSFAVMAVLTLALGLGATTALFSVVDAVVLRPLPYSDPERLVWLDSPVPKLAPEARWDLSVAGYHHFQKEARGFASLGALDTSTGSLAAEEGALRVDVALVSASLMDVLRARPALGRIITPDVDAPGAARTVVLGYDFWVRQYGADPKVLGTSIRLDDEPTEVIGVMAPGVHLPDDTVDLWRPLQLDPTSPPENSHWVRAAGRLKDGVTLEQAQAELSTLTTRLPELFPLAYTESFMRDTGFTTRISPLARHVVGDADRVLWILLGSVALVLLIACANVANLFLVRSEARSRELAVRSALGAGRRDLAWHALTESLLLCGVAAGLGLLLAHGALSLLVSMEPSGLPRLREIGLDWRGGVFAGGLALLAGVVFGLFPLLGGDKALARLRESGRGLTSSRRSNLVRGGMVVGQVGLAVVLLAAAGLMLRSYWTLHRVDPGLDSRDVLTFDIVLPRTRYTGYDEVNRFYGELLSRIEALPGVKSASLSTHLPLGRFGGCAAMAVEGMALEPSKMPCVTAPGVAPGYFKALGIPLVQGRELTWDDLEQKSDGVVVTQALAERLWPGQDPLGKGIRGNGFGPPFYKVVGVTGPLRAHGLDQAPSEAVFFPLAPAADMLLWGPRRSPAVVVRMATSRPESLTPEIRRILAEMDGTVPLANAQTMDRVLAKSPSVARASFTLFLLGIAGGMALLLSAVGLYGVITFIVGQRRGEMGIRLALGARAAQVAGMVVLQSLRFTGLGIVLGLLGALLMGQVLGALLFEVSGTDPLVLASVCALLAALAVLASFGPARRAARVDPAEVLRSE; this is encoded by the coding sequence ATGCGCTGGATGAAAGACCGCTATCACGCGCTGCGCGCGCTCGTGCGACGCGGGCAGCTCGAGGACGACGTGGCGGAGGAGCTGGAGTTCCACCTCGCCATGCGCACCGAGGAGTACGCGGCCCAGGGGATGACCCCCGAGGCGGCGCGCGCGGAGGCGCTCGCGCGCTTCGGCGATGTGAAGGCCTATCGCGAGGAGACCCACGTGATTGACGAGCGCATGGCACGCGAGGAGCGCCGCACAGAGCTCTGGGACATGGTGGCGCGCGAGACGCGGCAGGCGCTGCGCTCCTTGTCGCGCAGCCCGTCCTTCGCGGTGATGGCGGTGCTCACCCTCGCGCTCGGGTTGGGGGCGACGACGGCGCTGTTCTCCGTGGTGGACGCGGTGGTGCTGCGCCCGCTGCCGTACTCGGACCCGGAGCGGCTGGTGTGGCTGGACAGCCCGGTGCCGAAGCTCGCGCCGGAGGCCCGGTGGGATTTGTCCGTGGCGGGCTACCACCACTTCCAGAAGGAGGCCCGCGGCTTCGCGTCCCTGGGGGCGCTCGACACGTCCACCGGCAGCCTCGCCGCGGAGGAGGGCGCGCTGCGCGTGGACGTAGCCCTGGTGTCGGCCAGCCTGATGGACGTGCTGCGCGCGCGGCCCGCGCTCGGCCGCATCATCACCCCGGACGTGGACGCGCCCGGCGCGGCTCGCACCGTGGTGCTCGGCTACGACTTCTGGGTGCGGCAGTACGGCGCGGACCCGAAGGTGCTGGGCACGTCGATACGACTGGATGACGAGCCCACGGAGGTCATCGGCGTCATGGCGCCGGGTGTCCACCTGCCGGACGACACCGTGGACCTCTGGCGTCCGCTGCAGCTGGACCCGACGAGCCCGCCGGAGAACTCGCACTGGGTCCGGGCCGCGGGTCGGCTGAAGGACGGCGTCACGCTGGAGCAGGCGCAGGCCGAGCTCTCCACGCTGACCACGCGCCTGCCGGAGCTCTTCCCGCTCGCGTACACCGAGAGCTTCATGCGGGACACGGGCTTCACCACCCGGATTTCACCCCTGGCCCGACACGTGGTGGGGGACGCGGACCGCGTGTTGTGGATCCTCCTGGGCTCGGTGGCGCTGGTGCTGCTCATCGCGTGCGCCAATGTCGCCAACCTCTTCCTCGTGCGCTCCGAGGCGCGCTCCCGGGAGCTGGCGGTGCGCTCCGCGCTGGGCGCGGGCCGCCGGGACCTGGCCTGGCATGCGCTCACGGAGAGCCTGCTCCTGTGCGGCGTCGCCGCCGGGCTGGGGCTGCTGCTCGCGCACGGGGCGCTGAGCCTGCTGGTGTCCATGGAGCCCTCGGGGCTTCCGCGCCTGCGGGAGATTGGCCTGGACTGGCGCGGCGGGGTGTTCGCTGGAGGGCTGGCGCTGCTCGCGGGCGTCGTCTTCGGGCTGTTCCCGCTGCTCGGGGGCGACAAGGCGCTGGCGCGGCTGCGCGAGTCGGGCCGGGGGCTGACGTCCTCGCGTCGCAGCAACCTGGTGCGCGGAGGGATGGTGGTGGGGCAGGTGGGGCTGGCGGTGGTGCTGCTGGCCGCCGCGGGGTTGATGCTGCGCAGCTACTGGACGCTGCACCGGGTGGACCCGGGGCTGGATTCGCGCGACGTGCTCACGTTCGACATCGTGCTGCCGCGCACGCGCTACACGGGCTACGACGAGGTGAACCGATTCTACGGTGAGCTGTTGTCGCGCATCGAAGCGCTGCCCGGGGTGAAGAGCGCCAGCCTGTCCACGCACCTGCCGCTGGGCCGCTTCGGAGGCTGCGCGGCCATGGCCGTCGAGGGGATGGCCCTGGAGCCGTCCAAGATGCCCTGTGTCACCGCGCCCGGCGTGGCGCCCGGGTACTTCAAGGCCCTGGGCATCCCGCTCGTGCAGGGGCGCGAGCTGACGTGGGATGACCTGGAGCAGAAGTCGGATGGGGTGGTGGTGACGCAGGCGCTCGCCGAGCGGCTCTGGCCGGGGCAGGACCCGCTGGGCAAGGGCATCCGGGGCAACGGCTTCGGTCCGCCGTTCTACAAGGTCGTCGGGGTGACGGGGCCGCTGCGGGCCCACGGGTTGGACCAGGCGCCGTCGGAGGCGGTGTTCTTCCCGCTCGCGCCGGCCGCGGACATGCTGCTGTGGGGCCCGCGCCGCTCGCCCGCCGTGGTGGTGCGCATGGCCACCTCCCGGCCGGAGTCGCTCACACCCGAAATCCGGCGCATCCTGGCGGAGATGGACGGCACGGTGCCGCTGGCCAACGCGCAGACGATGGACCGCGTGCTGGCGAAGTCGCCGTCGGTGGCGCGGGCGTCCTTCACGCTGTTCCTGCTCGGCATCGCCGGGGGGATGGCGCTGCTCCTGAGCGCGGTGGGGCTCTACGGCGTCATCACCTTCATCGTGGGTCAGCGGCGCGGGGAGATGGGCATCCGGCTGGCATTGGGTGCCCGGGCGGCGCAGGTGGCGGGCATGGTGGTGCTCCAGTCGCTGCGCTTCACGGGGCTGGGCATCGTGCTCGGGCTTTTGGGGGCGCTGTTGATGGGGCAGGTGCTGGGGGCGCTGCTCTTCGAGGTGAGCGGGACGGACCCGCTGGTGCTGGCCTCGGTGTGCGCGCTGCTCGCCGCCCTGGCGGTGCTGGCGAGCTTCGGGCCCGCGCGCCGCGCCGCGCGCGTGGACCCGGCCGAGGTGCTGCGCTCGGAGTAA
- a CDS encoding DUF808 domain-containing protein, which translates to MAGSSLIALIDDIATILDDVSILTKVAAKKTAGVLGDDLALNAQQVTGVNADRELPVVWAVAKGSLVNKAILVPAALAISALAPWLVTPLLMVGGAFLCFEGFEKIAHKFLHGAEDDAHKAELREALVDPAVDLVALEKDKIKGAVRTDFILSAEIIAITLGTVAAATFATRVSVLVGIALIMTVGVYGLVAGIVKLDDAGLYLSRQSSGFQRSLGAGILRAAPMLMKFLSVAGTAAMFLVGGGILVHGVSTLHHLEESFTAWASSAPGVGSILGGLAPMLLNGAVGLAAGGVLVLLLTLGQKLVKKKK; encoded by the coding sequence ATGGCCGGCAGCAGTCTGATTGCGCTCATCGACGACATCGCGACCATCCTGGATGACGTCTCCATCCTGACGAAGGTGGCGGCGAAGAAGACGGCAGGCGTGCTCGGAGACGACCTGGCGCTCAACGCCCAGCAGGTGACGGGGGTGAACGCGGACCGCGAGCTGCCCGTGGTGTGGGCGGTGGCGAAGGGCTCACTGGTCAACAAGGCCATCCTGGTGCCGGCGGCGCTGGCCATCAGCGCGCTGGCGCCGTGGCTGGTGACGCCGCTGCTGATGGTGGGCGGCGCCTTCCTGTGCTTCGAGGGCTTCGAGAAGATCGCCCACAAGTTCCTGCACGGCGCGGAGGATGACGCGCACAAGGCGGAGCTGCGCGAGGCGCTGGTGGACCCGGCCGTGGACCTGGTGGCGCTGGAGAAGGACAAGATCAAGGGCGCGGTGCGCACCGACTTCATCCTCTCCGCCGAAATCATCGCCATCACGCTGGGCACGGTGGCCGCGGCGACCTTCGCCACCCGCGTCTCGGTGCTGGTGGGAATCGCCCTCATCATGACGGTGGGCGTGTACGGGCTGGTGGCCGGCATCGTGAAGCTGGACGACGCGGGGCTCTACCTCAGCCGTCAGTCCAGCGGCTTCCAGCGCAGCCTGGGCGCGGGCATCCTCCGCGCGGCGCCGATGCTGATGAAGTTCCTCTCCGTGGCGGGCACGGCGGCCATGTTCCTGGTGGGCGGCGGCATCCTCGTGCACGGCGTCTCCACCCTGCACCACCTGGAGGAGTCGTTCACGGCCTGGGCCTCGTCCGCGCCCGGCGTGGGCAGCATCCTGGGGGGCCTGGCCCCCATGCTGCTCAACGGCGCGGTGGGTCTGGCCGCGGGCGGCGTGCTGGTGCTCCTGCTCACGCTGGGCCAGAAGCTGGTGAAGAAGAAGAAGTAG
- a CDS encoding S41 family peptidase has product MTRALLQRIALWSLALLCLTGAAPPGATTADTVEALRAERRVRLVKLWGDIRFRHPWAFSMPAEWDAAFLAALPRVEAARDAREYAAAVQGMLAVLGDSATLVEPETPVVRKEPAPALRPLKSWEKDILVLDLRNLLGPEAFATFRELSTTLDADAARARAVVLDLRMRGLERHGASWVWPQLLPHFIEGELSVPGLREVAHAGLRAQDGTDDTYRTELVASSSEVLSGTPGRKPARLVFLVDEDTVLDAAILALRAQGKALLVAEGPLSIASLNHQIPVPLGEGFRALVSMDEPVLPLEADVKRPARATTTGPDEGMRQALALANRPPKAAAVAQASRPVPAWRPEPAYADALHPSRELRLLAGAKLWNVVEFFFPYHALLSRPWEERLPGLLQKLEAAKDAQAYALTLAEAATWLEDGHAQMRGHPELERFYGAALPIWLTDLDGKAVVLEVFVPDAVPGLSVGDVIETFNGEPLEVRARRVTPYVAASTPQMLRDFRLRRAVSAPDGTVSTLGVRGPQGLREVKGTHRRGIPPQAQVGSPWRMLEGNIGFVDLGLLEEQQVPAMFEALKDTRGIVFDLRDYPRGTLWALGPYLDVKGSRPYAVYERPWIRGMRSSHLKSSHAVSARPGPRYRGRTVTLIDARAISQAEHTGLLLEATTDTVFVGSPTAGTDGDVTRALLPGGVVFYVTGEAVLHGDGRQLQKKGLEPHVKVRPTLAGLQAGRDELLERALQVLREEPAPKAAARKE; this is encoded by the coding sequence ATGACACGCGCGCTGCTCCAGCGAATCGCCCTGTGGTCCCTGGCCCTCCTGTGTCTCACGGGGGCCGCGCCGCCCGGTGCCACCACCGCCGACACCGTCGAGGCCCTGCGCGCGGAGCGTCGGGTGCGGCTGGTGAAGCTCTGGGGCGACATCCGCTTCCGGCACCCCTGGGCCTTCTCCATGCCCGCCGAGTGGGACGCGGCCTTCCTCGCCGCGCTCCCCCGGGTGGAGGCCGCGAGGGACGCGCGCGAGTACGCCGCCGCCGTGCAGGGGATGCTCGCGGTGCTCGGCGATTCGGCGACGCTGGTGGAGCCCGAGACGCCCGTCGTCCGGAAGGAGCCCGCGCCGGCCCTGCGTCCGCTCAAGAGCTGGGAGAAGGACATCCTCGTCCTGGACCTGCGCAACCTCCTGGGGCCGGAGGCGTTCGCGACCTTCCGAGAGCTGAGCACCACGCTCGACGCCGATGCCGCCAGGGCGCGCGCGGTGGTGTTGGATCTGCGCATGCGCGGGCTCGAGCGCCATGGCGCTTCATGGGTGTGGCCGCAACTGCTGCCGCACTTCATCGAAGGGGAGCTGAGCGTGCCGGGGCTGCGCGAGGTGGCCCACGCGGGGCTGCGCGCGCAGGACGGCACGGACGACACCTACCGCACCGAGCTGGTGGCCTCCTCCAGTGAGGTGCTCTCGGGCACGCCGGGCAGGAAGCCCGCGCGGCTCGTGTTCCTGGTCGACGAGGACACGGTGCTCGATGCCGCCATCCTGGCCCTGCGCGCCCAGGGAAAGGCGCTCCTGGTGGCCGAGGGACCGTTGAGCATCGCGTCCCTGAATCACCAGATTCCCGTGCCGCTGGGCGAGGGCTTCCGGGCGCTGGTGAGCATGGATGAGCCGGTGTTGCCGCTCGAGGCGGACGTGAAGCGGCCCGCGCGCGCGACCACGACGGGGCCCGACGAGGGGATGCGGCAGGCGCTCGCGCTGGCGAACCGACCTCCCAAGGCGGCGGCGGTGGCGCAGGCCTCCAGGCCCGTCCCCGCCTGGCGTCCCGAGCCGGCGTACGCGGACGCGCTTCATCCCTCGCGGGAGCTGCGGCTGCTCGCGGGGGCCAAGCTCTGGAACGTGGTGGAGTTCTTCTTCCCCTACCACGCGCTGCTGAGCCGTCCCTGGGAGGAGCGGCTGCCCGGGCTGCTCCAGAAGCTGGAGGCCGCGAAGGATGCGCAGGCGTATGCGCTGACGCTGGCCGAGGCGGCCACCTGGCTCGAGGACGGGCACGCCCAGATGCGAGGCCACCCCGAGCTGGAGCGCTTCTACGGCGCCGCGCTGCCCATCTGGCTCACCGACCTCGACGGCAAGGCCGTGGTGCTGGAGGTGTTCGTCCCGGACGCCGTGCCGGGCCTCTCCGTGGGGGACGTCATCGAGACCTTCAATGGCGAGCCCCTCGAGGTGAGGGCCCGTCGCGTCACGCCCTATGTGGCGGCCTCGACGCCGCAGATGCTGCGGGACTTCCGCCTGCGTCGCGCGGTGTCGGCGCCGGACGGCACCGTCTCCACGCTGGGCGTGCGCGGGCCCCAAGGCTTGCGGGAGGTGAAGGGCACGCATCGGCGCGGGATTCCACCCCAGGCGCAGGTGGGGAGCCCCTGGCGGATGCTGGAGGGCAACATCGGCTTCGTGGATTTGGGGCTGCTGGAGGAGCAGCAGGTCCCCGCGATGTTCGAGGCGCTGAAGGACACGCGCGGCATCGTGTTCGACCTGCGCGACTATCCGCGCGGCACGCTGTGGGCGCTCGGGCCGTACCTCGACGTGAAGGGCTCGCGTCCGTATGCCGTGTACGAGCGCCCTTGGATTCGGGGGATGCGCTCCAGCCACTTGAAGTCCAGCCACGCCGTGTCGGCCCGTCCGGGCCCCAGGTACCGGGGCCGCACGGTGACGCTCATCGACGCGCGCGCCATCAGCCAGGCCGAGCACACGGGCCTGCTGCTGGAGGCCACCACGGACACCGTCTTCGTGGGTAGCCCCACCGCCGGGACGGACGGCGACGTCACCCGGGCGCTGCTGCCCGGAGGGGTGGTCTTCTACGTCACCGGGGAGGCGGTGCTGCACGGCGACGGGCGGCAGCTCCAGAAGAAGGGGCTGGAGCCGCACGTGAAGGTGCGGCCCACGCTCGCGGGGCTGCAGGCGGGCCGGGACGAACTGCTCGAGCGCGCGCTCCAGGTGTTGCGCGAGGAGCCCGCGCCCAAGGCCGCTGCCCGGAAGGAGTGA
- a CDS encoding FtsX-like permease family protein → MDRKAPPTLAPGGNQGIPEGETACPDTDNPPGRVVEIAWPSRSNVHFVALGARAAQVAGMVVLQSLRFTGPGIVLGLLGALLMGQVLGALLFEVSGTDPLVLASVCALLAALAVLASFGPARRAARVDPAEVLRSESLPATSLR, encoded by the coding sequence GTGGACCGAAAGGCCCCTCCGACGCTGGCCCCGGGGGGCAATCAGGGCATCCCGGAGGGCGAGACGGCGTGTCCCGACACCGACAACCCGCCGGGCCGCGTCGTCGAGATTGCCTGGCCCAGCCGGAGCAACGTGCACTTCGTGGCATTGGGTGCCCGGGCGGCGCAGGTGGCGGGCATGGTGGTGCTCCAGTCGCTGCGCTTCACGGGGCCGGGCATCGTGCTCGGGCTTTTGGGGGCGCTGTTGATGGGGCAGGTGCTGGGGGCGCTGCTCTTCGAGGTGAGCGGGACGGACCCGCTGGTGCTGGCCTCGGTGTGCGCGCTGCTCGCCGCCCTGGCGGTGCTGGCCAGCTTCGGGCCCGCGCGCCGTGCCGCGCGCGTGGACCCGGCCGAGGTGCTTCGCTCGGAGTCGCTCCCCGCTACTTCACTTCGATGA